A genomic segment from Chitinophaga niabensis encodes:
- a CDS encoding Gfo/Idh/MocA family protein: protein MHKTELGFGIVGAGAISGIHAKAIAATGGAKLAGIYSINRNRSVVFAEEHPCKVFDTLEEMVSDPEIDIVCICTPSGVHMEPALKAIEAGKHCLIEKPLEVTPERCDRIIEAAEKAGVVVAVVFPSRFHEASRHIRKAMDAGRCGPVVFGDVDVKWSRSEAYYQSAQWRGTWQFDGGGALMNQGIHSVDLLQWYMGPVEAVQAMTANRRHKEIEVEDTVTAIVRFSSGALGTIECSTAAYPGALKRLEITGTAGTIIMEESSLLKWELADETPEDLRIKNAINGEHSSTGGAADPMAISYAGHQYQMEDLVHAIRTGGQPLVDGREGRKSVEIVTAIYESARTGQLVRLPL from the coding sequence ATGCATAAAACAGAACTTGGTTTTGGTATCGTTGGTGCCGGCGCTATTTCCGGCATACATGCCAAAGCAATTGCCGCGACCGGCGGAGCGAAGCTGGCCGGGATCTACAGTATCAACAGGAACAGATCCGTTGTATTTGCTGAAGAACATCCCTGCAAAGTATTTGATACGCTGGAAGAGATGGTGAGCGATCCGGAGATCGACATTGTTTGTATCTGCACACCATCCGGCGTGCATATGGAGCCTGCGTTGAAGGCCATAGAAGCCGGCAAACACTGCCTTATTGAAAAGCCGCTGGAAGTTACACCAGAGCGGTGTGACAGGATCATCGAAGCTGCGGAAAAAGCAGGTGTGGTAGTGGCTGTTGTGTTCCCTTCGCGGTTTCACGAAGCGAGCAGGCACATCAGGAAAGCCATGGATGCCGGCAGATGCGGGCCGGTGGTGTTTGGGGATGTAGATGTAAAATGGAGCAGAAGTGAAGCATATTATCAAAGTGCGCAATGGCGTGGTACCTGGCAGTTTGATGGTGGCGGGGCATTGATGAACCAGGGGATCCATTCGGTAGACCTGTTGCAATGGTACATGGGCCCTGTGGAAGCAGTACAGGCCATGACGGCCAACAGGCGGCACAAGGAGATTGAAGTGGAAGATACGGTTACCGCAATTGTCCGTTTTTCCAGTGGGGCGCTGGGTACCATAGAATGTTCTACGGCTGCCTATCCCGGAGCGTTAAAACGTTTGGAGATCACAGGCACAGCGGGTACTATCATCATGGAAGAAAGCAGTTTACTGAAGTGGGAGCTGGCAGATGAAACACCGGAAGATCTGCGGATTAAAAATGCCATCAATGGTGAACATAGCTCTACAGGTGGTGCGGCAGATCCAATGGCGATCAGTTATGCGGGGCATCAGTACCAGATGGAGGACCTGGTCCATGCTATCAGAACGGGTGGGCAGCCACTGGTAGATGGGAGGGAAGGACGTAAGTCGGTAGAGATCGTAACGGCGATATACGAAAGTGCAAGAACGGGGCAGCTGGTGAGGTTGCCTTTGTAA
- a CDS encoding response regulator transcription factor yields MAIKVLVAENDELLTLVLKNYLSGHGYEVYIAYNGEAAWKLFNKIKFDICLLDIMMPILDGYALATKIRAINKQLPIIYLSGMIATDDIIKGLETGADDYMTKPYNYAELVLRMEVFLKRAARTSGKIYTFGKYVLDTEKYLLTTGDLRVGLPMKEVKILSVLAKNIRTTVSRENIIQEVWNKSEGKIERPLHIFIHRIRKHLRADPRVEIETIRNVGYRLQVFDGIN; encoded by the coding sequence ATGGCCATCAAGGTACTTGTTGCAGAGAATGATGAATTATTAACCCTGGTACTAAAAAACTATCTGAGCGGGCATGGATACGAAGTCTATATCGCCTATAACGGCGAGGCCGCATGGAAACTGTTCAACAAGATAAAGTTTGACATTTGCCTGTTGGATATTATGATGCCCATCTTAGATGGCTATGCGCTCGCCACAAAAATAAGAGCGATCAATAAGCAATTACCCATTATCTACCTGAGCGGTATGATTGCTACAGACGACATAATAAAGGGGTTGGAAACGGGAGCTGATGACTATATGACAAAACCGTATAATTATGCAGAACTGGTGCTGAGAATGGAGGTTTTCCTGAAACGTGCAGCAAGGACCAGCGGAAAGATCTATACCTTCGGAAAGTATGTATTGGATACGGAAAAATATCTGTTAACCACAGGAGATCTGAGAGTAGGGCTACCTATGAAAGAAGTGAAAATATTATCGGTGCTGGCAAAGAACATAAGAACTACGGTAAGCAGGGAAAATATCATACAGGAAGTATGGAACAAATCAGAAGGAAAAATAGAACGCCCGCTGCATATTTTCATCCACAGGATCCGCAAACACCTGAGAGCAGACCCACGTGTAGAAATTGAAACTATCCGGAATGTAGGATACAGGTTACAGGTATTCGATGGTATCAATTGA
- a CDS encoding NAD(P)-dependent alcohol dehydrogenase → MIQSKGYAAQSAETDLAPWDFERREAGTHDVLIDILYCGVCHSDLHAIKNDWFPGIFPMVPGHEIVGRVREVGAHVKKFKAGELVGVSVMVDACLECENCRNNQEQFCPTGVQTYNSLGKDGLPTYGGYSNNIVVREEFVLNVSEKLPLAGVAPLLCAGITTYSPLRNWKVGKGHKLAVVGLGGLGHMAVKFGVAFGAEVTILSTSESKREDARSLGAHHFVVTKEPAQLDAVKSSFDFILDTVSAPHDINLYLSLLKTNGVYICVGAPAEPYVIPPFGIIAGNKVVAGSGVGGLAQVQEMLDYCAENNIVSDVEIIDIKNIHTAFERMLKGDVRYRFVIDMATIG, encoded by the coding sequence ATGATACAATCAAAAGGATATGCCGCGCAGTCGGCTGAAACAGACTTAGCCCCCTGGGATTTTGAACGCCGGGAGGCAGGCACACACGATGTACTGATAGACATCCTGTATTGTGGCGTATGCCATTCTGATCTCCATGCCATCAAAAACGACTGGTTCCCCGGGATCTTCCCTATGGTACCAGGTCATGAGATAGTTGGCAGGGTCCGAGAGGTGGGGGCACACGTAAAAAAGTTCAAAGCCGGAGAGCTGGTAGGCGTTAGCGTTATGGTGGATGCCTGCCTGGAATGTGAGAACTGCCGTAATAACCAGGAACAATTCTGCCCAACAGGGGTGCAAACGTACAATTCCCTTGGTAAGGACGGCCTGCCCACCTATGGCGGTTATTCAAACAATATTGTGGTACGGGAAGAATTTGTGCTGAATGTTTCTGAAAAGCTCCCCCTTGCAGGTGTTGCCCCTTTGCTTTGTGCAGGCATCACTACTTATTCTCCGCTGCGCAACTGGAAGGTAGGCAAAGGTCATAAGCTGGCAGTGGTAGGTCTTGGCGGCTTAGGCCACATGGCGGTGAAATTCGGTGTAGCCTTTGGTGCAGAAGTTACCATTCTCAGTACCTCCGAATCCAAAAGAGAAGATGCAAGGTCACTCGGTGCCCATCACTTTGTGGTAACAAAAGAGCCTGCACAGCTGGATGCCGTAAAGTCGTCCTTTGACTTCATCCTTGATACGGTTTCCGCTCCGCACGATATCAACCTTTACCTTTCCCTGTTAAAAACAAATGGCGTGTACATTTGCGTTGGCGCACCGGCAGAACCCTATGTGATCCCGCCATTTGGTATCATAGCCGGGAATAAAGTAGTAGCAGGTTCGGGGGTTGGCGGATTAGCCCAGGTCCAGGAAATGCTGGACTATTGTGCGGAAAACAATATTGTTTCCGATGTGGAGATCATTGATATCAAAAACATCCATACAGCCTTTGAACGCATGTTGAAAGGAGATGTACGTTACCGCTTCGTGATAGATATGGCTACAATTGGTTAA
- a CDS encoding epoxide hydrolase family protein, producing the protein MYMKTSSFRVDIDQSVLDDLKSRILATRWLHEDLKELADHWAGDFDWRKTEAAINAYPQFITEIDGYKIHYLHIKSGSAAALPVIISHGWPGSFLEMLRVIPLLTTDFNLVIPSLLGFGFSDKPKGPGVNATLMAGLWVKLMRELGYEEFIAQGGDFGAMISTRMAMNYPEHLLGLHLNYIPFSYQPYLPPGEELTAAEKEAQQQITEFFKAEGAYAQVHTTKPKVLSYGLNDSPAGLCAWLLEIFRSFSDPSRPLEELFNRDELLANVTLYWVTQTIYSSIHLYGEIAKEPFRFGKDDFIHVPVGIAHYKYPVGFPARTYVERGYNVRYWHDMPKGGHFAAMEQPELFAADLKAFVKLLTSPA; encoded by the coding sequence ATGTATATGAAAACAAGTTCATTTCGCGTAGATATTGACCAGTCTGTTCTGGATGATCTTAAAAGCAGGATATTGGCTACACGATGGCTGCATGAAGATCTAAAAGAGCTGGCAGATCACTGGGCTGGTGATTTTGACTGGAGGAAAACAGAAGCTGCAATCAATGCTTATCCACAGTTCATCACTGAAATAGATGGATACAAGATACATTACCTGCATATTAAAAGTGGATCAGCTGCTGCTTTGCCGGTTATTATCAGCCATGGATGGCCGGGTTCCTTCCTGGAAATGCTGCGGGTGATCCCGCTGTTAACAACGGATTTCAACCTCGTGATACCATCTTTATTAGGATTCGGATTTTCAGATAAACCAAAAGGGCCGGGTGTTAATGCTACATTGATGGCCGGGCTTTGGGTAAAGTTAATGCGGGAGCTGGGATATGAGGAATTTATTGCGCAGGGTGGTGACTTCGGGGCCATGATCTCAACGCGTATGGCCATGAATTACCCGGAGCACCTGCTAGGCTTACATCTGAACTACATTCCTTTTAGCTATCAGCCGTATCTGCCACCGGGAGAAGAATTAACTGCAGCGGAAAAAGAAGCGCAGCAGCAGATTACTGAGTTTTTCAAAGCAGAAGGTGCTTATGCGCAGGTACATACCACCAAGCCAAAGGTACTTTCTTACGGCCTGAACGATTCACCGGCAGGCTTATGTGCCTGGTTGCTGGAAATCTTCCGCAGCTTTTCAGATCCCTCCCGGCCACTTGAGGAACTATTTAACCGTGATGAGCTGCTGGCGAATGTTACATTATACTGGGTAACGCAAACCATATACTCTTCCATACACCTGTATGGCGAAATAGCAAAAGAACCGTTTCGGTTCGGAAAGGATGATTTTATTCATGTGCCGGTAGGGATAGCACATTATAAATACCCTGTGGGTTTCCCTGCAAGAACTTATGTGGAAAGAGGATATAATGTGCGTTACTGGCATGATATGCCCAAAGGAGGGCACTTTGCTGCGATGGAACAGCCGGAATTATTTGCGGCGGACCTTAAGGCGTTTGTTAAACTGCTTACTTCTCCAGCCTGA
- a CDS encoding helix-turn-helix domain-containing protein: protein MKTAPHKVSITEVHRILNLPGPAHPLMSVVDFGEVTCYTDVRLKAAAYDFYCISVKKNFSGKMKYGQRYYDFDNGVMTFFSPGQVISTEIDEPYRMEGWWLFVHPSFLKGYPLAKTIREYGFFSYATSEALHLSEKEEETMNGIIKNILQEYNSPIDNYSQNVIISQIAVLLNYCDRFYNRQFITRKNANNDLLAQLEGLLADYFNGEQVKEHGLPTVQYISEQLHVSPNYLSDMLRSVTGMNTQQHIHHQLIEKAKEILSTTSLSVSEIAYSLGFEHPQSFNKLFKNKTNVSPLAFRNSFN from the coding sequence ATGAAAACAGCGCCACATAAAGTATCTATTACGGAAGTACACCGTATCCTGAACCTGCCCGGCCCTGCGCATCCGCTGATGAGCGTGGTGGATTTTGGCGAGGTTACCTGTTATACAGATGTAAGGCTCAAGGCTGCAGCTTATGATTTCTACTGCATCTCCGTGAAGAAGAACTTTTCAGGCAAAATGAAATACGGCCAGCGCTATTACGATTTCGATAATGGGGTGATGACCTTCTTTTCTCCCGGGCAGGTGATCTCCACTGAAATAGATGAACCATATAGAATGGAAGGCTGGTGGCTGTTCGTACACCCCAGCTTCCTCAAAGGTTATCCCTTAGCTAAAACCATCCGTGAATACGGCTTCTTCTCATATGCTACGAGCGAGGCGCTGCACCTTTCGGAAAAGGAAGAAGAGACCATGAACGGTATTATTAAGAATATACTTCAGGAATACAACTCCCCCATCGATAACTACAGCCAGAACGTGATCATTTCACAGATAGCCGTATTACTCAATTACTGCGACAGGTTCTACAACAGGCAGTTTATTACCCGCAAGAATGCCAACAACGACCTGTTAGCTCAGCTGGAAGGATTGCTGGCTGATTATTTTAATGGTGAGCAAGTAAAGGAACATGGCCTTCCTACGGTGCAATACATTTCAGAACAATTGCACGTTTCCCCGAATTACCTGAGTGATATGTTACGTTCTGTTACCGGTATGAATACCCAGCAGCATATCCACCATCAATTGATTGAAAAGGCAAAGGAAATACTTTCCACCACTTCTTTATCTGTGAGCGAAATAGCCTATAGCCTGGGCTTTGAGCATCCACAATCATTCAATAAGCTGTTTAAGAATAAAACGAATGTATCTCCGCTGGCCTTCAGGAACTCATTTAACTAA
- a CDS encoding PVC-type heme-binding CxxCH protein, protein MKRYKKLLPAIFAIMLCACSQQKYESSRTPEASIGTFDMLNGFKAEVFAAEPQVMDPVELTFDEEGNAYVIEMGDYPYKAVRGDGKGRIRKLTDRDGDGRIDTAVVFAEKLESGTSILPWEGGLLVTAAPEILFLKDTTGDDRADIREVLFTGFFEDNSEAQITSLRYGIDNWIYANNGGQAGLVTFARHPAAPALQIKGGDFRFRLDRGLFEAESGAGQYGMEMDDLGHRFYTNNSRHISTSPIAARYLKRQQHMNFRSVMNIYAAEPVMYQATPAPWWRAERTKARQQQYDEKKLNRKEYAEGRFTGASGGTIYAGDAYPASFYGSYFVGDVAGNLVHRDVITRGNEGPFFSAARSVEEEKREFIASADSWFRPCNFTLGYDGNLYLIDMYRQHIETPVSIPDSLKEDMDFMRGNQMGRIYRIVSTEARKLPKAVPAMRQQPTSQLITYLSHRNRWWRLNAQRMILERKDRSAIPALRALFTDNKNPITRLHALYTLEGLDALDAGLVQSAMKDVDAGLREHGAILSERFPQLAAQLIHMMNDTSGLVSLQATLSAGQLSGRQVVPAFAMLLEKKYKDPWFMNAILSAGTGSSFELVDELAKHTGFFNTPDSAKLVFVKNISQIIGSRKLDKEVAAQLQFLSSGDEQFRQAGLTGLFNGLKKEADKNVLPETQRVLSAINDDKHIKQLLK, encoded by the coding sequence ATGAAAAGATACAAGAAACTGCTGCCCGCCATCTTCGCTATCATGCTGTGTGCATGCTCGCAACAGAAATATGAAAGTTCCCGTACACCGGAAGCATCCATAGGTACATTTGATATGCTGAATGGGTTCAAAGCAGAAGTGTTTGCTGCAGAGCCCCAGGTGATGGACCCTGTAGAGCTGACCTTTGATGAAGAAGGTAATGCATATGTTATTGAAATGGGGGACTATCCCTACAAAGCCGTCCGCGGCGATGGGAAAGGACGTATACGCAAACTGACAGACAGGGATGGTGATGGAAGGATAGACACCGCCGTAGTATTTGCAGAAAAGTTGGAAAGTGGTACCAGCATACTTCCCTGGGAAGGGGGCTTGCTGGTAACTGCCGCGCCGGAAATACTTTTCCTGAAAGATACTACCGGAGACGACAGAGCCGATATCCGCGAAGTACTGTTCACCGGCTTTTTTGAAGATAATTCAGAAGCGCAGATCACCAGCCTGCGGTATGGTATCGACAACTGGATCTATGCCAACAACGGAGGGCAGGCAGGCCTGGTCACTTTTGCCCGTCATCCTGCAGCTCCTGCCTTGCAGATCAAAGGGGGTGATTTCAGGTTCAGGCTGGACAGGGGACTGTTTGAAGCAGAATCCGGGGCAGGGCAGTATGGCATGGAAATGGACGATCTCGGCCATCGTTTTTATACCAACAATTCAAGACATATTTCCACCTCACCGATAGCTGCCAGGTATCTTAAAAGGCAGCAACACATGAACTTCAGATCTGTGATGAACATCTATGCAGCGGAGCCGGTCATGTACCAGGCAACACCTGCCCCATGGTGGCGCGCAGAAAGGACCAAGGCCCGTCAGCAGCAATACGATGAGAAGAAACTGAACAGGAAGGAATATGCAGAAGGACGATTCACCGGAGCTTCAGGAGGAACGATCTATGCGGGAGATGCTTATCCTGCTTCGTTCTATGGTTCCTACTTTGTAGGTGATGTAGCAGGTAATCTCGTGCATAGGGATGTGATCACCAGGGGCAACGAAGGCCCGTTCTTTAGCGCTGCCCGTAGTGTGGAAGAAGAAAAGAGAGAATTTATTGCATCTGCGGACAGTTGGTTCAGGCCTTGCAACTTTACACTGGGGTACGATGGAAATCTATATTTGATAGACATGTACCGGCAGCATATAGAAACACCTGTGTCCATTCCGGATTCGCTTAAGGAAGACATGGATTTTATGCGTGGTAACCAGATGGGCAGGATCTACCGCATTGTTTCCACCGAAGCACGGAAACTTCCGAAAGCAGTGCCCGCCATGCGTCAGCAGCCAACGAGCCAGCTGATCACTTACCTGTCACATCGCAACCGTTGGTGGCGGCTGAATGCACAACGAATGATCCTGGAACGTAAAGACCGTTCTGCAATACCGGCACTACGAGCGTTGTTCACGGATAATAAAAACCCAATTACACGGCTGCATGCGCTGTACACACTTGAAGGACTTGATGCACTGGATGCCGGTCTCGTACAAAGTGCCATGAAAGATGTTGATGCAGGGCTGAGGGAACACGGGGCTATCCTCTCTGAACGTTTCCCGCAACTGGCCGCACAATTGATCCATATGATGAATGATACCTCAGGCCTTGTATCCTTACAGGCAACATTAAGTGCCGGTCAGTTATCCGGCAGGCAGGTGGTGCCGGCCTTCGCAATGCTGCTGGAGAAAAAATACAAGGACCCCTGGTTCATGAATGCCATACTGAGTGCAGGAACAGGTTCCTCTTTTGAATTGGTGGATGAATTGGCGAAACACACCGGCTTCTTTAATACACCTGATTCTGCTAAACTTGTATTCGTGAAAAACATATCACAGATCATCGGCTCAAGGAAGTTGGATAAGGAAGTGGCTGCGCAGTTACAGTTCCTGTCTTCGGGGGATGAGCAATTCCGCCAGGCAGGACTTACAGGATTATTCAACGGATTGAAGAAAGAGGCTGATAAAAATGTGCTTCCTGAAACACAGCGGGTACTATCTGCTATTAACGACGATAAGCATATTAAGCAGCTGTTAAAATAA
- a CDS encoding transcriptional regulator: protein METSFLEKDIKVFYVTATSFPEGVLTAHEQLHNMVPFSTKRGYFGISRPENGEGIVYKAATEETFHGEAEQYKCDTLILKKGKYVQIIVKNYVKDIASIGKAFDKLREQPGLDPQGYCVEWYLNDKDVKCMIRLEK from the coding sequence ATGGAAACCTCATTCTTAGAGAAAGACATTAAAGTCTTTTATGTAACCGCAACTTCTTTCCCGGAAGGCGTGCTCACAGCGCACGAGCAACTGCATAACATGGTGCCCTTCTCCACAAAAAGGGGCTACTTTGGTATATCCCGCCCTGAAAACGGCGAAGGCATTGTTTACAAAGCTGCTACAGAAGAAACCTTCCATGGGGAGGCGGAGCAATATAAATGTGACACCCTCATCCTCAAAAAAGGAAAGTACGTGCAGATCATCGTTAAAAACTATGTGAAAGATATCGCTTCAATAGGAAAGGCATTCGACAAACTGCGGGAACAACCGGGCTTAGATCCCCAGGGATATTGTGTGGAGTGGTATTTGAACGATAAAGACGTTAAATGTATGATCAGGCTGGAGAAGTAA
- a CDS encoding TonB-dependent receptor yields MIKRLLFLISFLFSVTALFAQTTGSIKGKLTTGDGQPGAYVTVRIDRSNKGAISNEKGEYIIKNVKPGNWTLKISAVDAVAQDQAVTVAAGQTATVDFVLNSNAAQLHEVTISDKASRRETRTVAKLPLKNLENPQVYTSVSAELMKQQGVTNFDDAMRNVPGLSRTWESTGRGGDGGTYFSLRGFEAQPNLINGLPGLTSGNLDPAGIEEIQVMKGPSGTLFGGSFYGYGGIINTITKKPYYKFGGEVAYNIGSFDLHRLTVDVNTPLSKTKKIAMRVNAALHTEGSFQDAGNKKSFYIAPSFVYEVNNRLKFDLMVEVLEEKRAAPPVFFHSNRFDPLHAKTIEAFNLNNKLSFTSNDLTIRNPRTNVQGQMQYKLSQQWNSQTVVSYGTVKSDGIYTYIWDDSVPDDNWYGQDFHNENQHTKTLDIQQNFNGDFKIGNMRNRLLVGLDYFNRSVRDNGSGWATGRLVTPQGDVAASAPYPAPVPLNRYSIDTLLASSGSSLSKRVNSSYSAYASNVLNLTPGLMVMVSLRADYFDTKDDKNTPDDDEGYSQFAVSPKFGVVYQPVLDKVSIFANYMNAFINVAPADVFDADGNKIGIKSFKPEHANQWEGGVKANLLDDKLQATVSVYNTKVSNRVIPDGAYNSRQGGAVRSKGIEFDINANPAPGLNLVAGYSHIDIKVVEGDPDDFYSEPGRAPGGQGPQNLANLWATYKFTHGALKDFGLGLGGNYGSKYRVIDNSKTGVFDLPSYALLNGSVFYNSKKIRVAVNVNNITGETWYIGYWSVNPQKPRNFVASLAYKF; encoded by the coding sequence ATGATCAAAAGGTTACTTTTTCTTATCTCTTTCCTGTTCTCTGTCACAGCACTTTTTGCGCAAACCACCGGTTCCATTAAAGGTAAACTCACTACCGGAGATGGCCAGCCGGGCGCTTATGTAACTGTGAGGATAGACCGCAGCAATAAGGGTGCTATCAGTAATGAGAAAGGCGAATACATTATTAAGAACGTAAAGCCGGGTAACTGGACGTTGAAGATATCTGCCGTGGATGCTGTTGCGCAGGACCAGGCAGTAACGGTTGCAGCAGGCCAGACCGCAACGGTTGATTTTGTACTGAATTCGAACGCTGCGCAATTGCATGAAGTAACGATATCTGATAAGGCTTCCAGGAGAGAAACCAGGACTGTGGCAAAATTGCCACTGAAGAACCTGGAGAACCCGCAGGTATATACTTCTGTTTCTGCCGAGCTGATGAAGCAGCAGGGGGTAACCAATTTTGATGATGCGATGCGGAATGTTCCCGGTCTTTCCAGGACCTGGGAATCCACAGGCCGCGGAGGGGATGGAGGAACTTATTTTTCACTAAGAGGGTTTGAGGCGCAACCTAACCTGATCAATGGTTTACCCGGCTTAACCAGCGGTAACCTGGACCCTGCAGGTATTGAAGAGATCCAGGTGATGAAAGGCCCTTCCGGCACATTGTTCGGAGGCAGTTTCTATGGCTATGGCGGTATCATCAATACCATCACCAAAAAACCGTACTACAAATTTGGTGGTGAAGTGGCTTATAATATCGGCAGCTTTGACCTGCACAGGTTAACAGTAGATGTGAACACACCATTGAGTAAAACAAAGAAGATCGCGATGCGTGTGAATGCTGCACTGCATACAGAAGGAAGTTTCCAGGATGCTGGTAATAAGAAGTCTTTTTACATAGCACCTTCCTTTGTTTATGAAGTGAACAACAGGCTGAAGTTTGACCTGATGGTGGAAGTGCTGGAAGAGAAGAGAGCTGCCCCGCCGGTCTTTTTCCATTCAAACAGGTTTGACCCGCTTCATGCTAAAACAATAGAAGCGTTTAATCTCAATAATAAATTGTCTTTTACCAGCAACGATCTCACGATCAGGAATCCCCGTACAAATGTGCAGGGGCAAATGCAATATAAGTTATCCCAGCAGTGGAATTCCCAAACGGTGGTTTCCTATGGAACAGTAAAGTCAGACGGGATCTATACTTATATATGGGATGATAGTGTGCCGGACGACAATTGGTACGGCCAGGACTTCCACAATGAAAACCAACACACAAAGACCCTGGATATCCAGCAGAACTTCAATGGTGATTTCAAGATCGGTAACATGCGGAACCGCTTACTGGTAGGCCTGGATTATTTTAACCGCAGCGTTAGAGACAATGGTTCAGGATGGGCAACGGGAAGGCTTGTTACACCGCAGGGTGATGTGGCCGCCTCTGCGCCTTATCCGGCACCTGTACCTTTAAACAGGTATTCAATTGATACATTGCTGGCTTCTTCAGGATCAAGCCTCAGTAAGAGAGTTAACAGTTCATATAGTGCTTATGCCTCCAATGTGCTGAACCTTACGCCTGGTTTGATGGTGATGGTGAGCTTAAGAGCAGATTATTTTGATACTAAAGATGATAAGAATACGCCGGATGATGATGAAGGTTACTCGCAATTCGCCGTGTCTCCTAAGTTTGGTGTGGTGTATCAGCCTGTGCTTGATAAAGTGTCCATCTTCGCGAACTATATGAATGCGTTCATCAATGTAGCACCGGCAGATGTTTTTGATGCGGATGGTAATAAGATAGGGATAAAGTCATTTAAGCCTGAACATGCCAATCAATGGGAAGGTGGTGTGAAGGCTAATTTGCTGGACGATAAATTACAGGCCACTGTTTCCGTGTACAATACTAAAGTGAGCAACAGGGTTATTCCGGATGGCGCATATAATAGCCGCCAGGGTGGTGCTGTACGCAGTAAAGGGATTGAGTTTGATATCAATGCTAATCCGGCTCCCGGGTTAAACCTGGTTGCCGGCTATAGCCATATCGATATCAAAGTAGTTGAAGGAGATCCGGATGATTTCTATTCTGAACCTGGCAGGGCTCCCGGTGGCCAGGGGCCTCAGAACCTCGCTAATTTATGGGCAACGTATAAATTCACGCATGGCGCACTGAAGGATTTTGGGCTTGGCCTCGGTGGAAATTACGGCAGTAAATACCGCGTGATCGACAATAGTAAGACGGGTGTATTTGATCTGCCATCTTATGCATTGCTGAATGGTTCCGTGTTCTATAACTCAAAAAAGATCAGGGTTGCTGTGAATGTGAATAATATTACCGGGGAAACCTGGTATATAGGATACTGGTCTGTTAACCCGCAGAAACCAAGGAATTTTGTAGCGAGCCTGGCTTACAAGTTCTAA